The following is a genomic window from Moorella sp. Hama-1.
ACGGCCCGGCCGCCTGGCTACCAGGCGACAGCGTGCCCTCCTGGCCGGCCAATGGCCCTCCGGCTGTCCCGCCACCGGGTGGCGGAACTTCCGCCCCGGCCTGGCCGGTAATTAGCAAAACACCCGCCCAGGAACAGAGACCCAGTAGTAAGGCCAGGAGTAACACTCTTATTTTTTGCACCCCACCGCCCCCTCTGCCTGGCTTGCTCTCTTTTTACTTATATTAGCGATGGGGTTAAAATATGAATGAAAACTACTTGAGCAGCATCGGCGCAAAACTCTTCCCGGGCAGTTTGTAAGGCACGCCTAGGAGTTCCGCTACCGTGGCACCCAGGTCGGCGAAGGTCGAGCGTACGCCGATATTCAGGGGCCGGACACGTTTGCCGTAAATCAATAGGGGTACATACTCCCGGGAGTGATCGGTGCTTGGGGTGGTCGGGTCACACCCGTGGTCGGCCGTAAGGATCAGGACGTCATCCCCCTCCAGGCCCGCCAGCAATTCCGGCAAGCGCCGGTCGAAGGCCTCGAGGGCGGCGGCATAACCGGCCACGTCATTGCGGTGGCCGTAGCGCATATCGAAGTCCACCAGGTTGGTAAAAATCAGCCCCCGCTCACCTTCCCGCAGGTAGTTGCAGATCTGGTCGACGCCGTCCATATTATCATGGGTATGAATCCAGCGGGTAATGCCCCGGCCGGCAAAAATATCTTTTATTTTGCCCACTGCCATGACCTCCAGGCCGGCGGCAGTCACGGCATCCAGGAGAGTCGGTTGCGGCGGTTCCAGGGAGAAATCCTGGCGCCGGTCGGTGCGAATGAAGTGTCCCGGTTCTCCGATAAAGGGCCGCGCGATTACCCGGCCGACGGCGTGTTCGCCGGTGAGGATTTTCCTGGCTACCTTGCAGTAGCGGTATAATTCCTCCACCGGGATAACCTCTTCATGGGCGGCAATCTGGAAGACACTGTCGGCCGAGGTATAGACAATGGGGTAACCGGTGCGCACATGCTCGGCCCCCAGCTCTTCGATGATCACCGTACCCGAAGCCGGTTTATTGCCCAGGACCCGCCGGCCGATGGCCTTTTCAAAGGGCTCAATCACCTCCGGCGGGAAACCGTGGGGGTAGAGGGGGAAGGGCCGTTCCAGGATCAGGCCGGCCAGCTCCCAGTGACCGCTGGTAGTATCCTTGCCGGCCGTCCGGGAGGCCATCTTCCCCCAGGCGGCTTCAGGCAGCCCTACCGGCGGAATACCTCGCAGGGGAATAATATTGCCCAATCCCAGGCGGGTCAGGTTAGGCAGTTTAAGGTTTACGGCAGCAGCTATATTACCCAGGGTGTTGCTGCCTTCGTCACCGTACTTGGCGGCGTCGGGCAGGGCACCGACACCGACGCTATCCAGCACGATCAGGATGACACGGTCTGAATCCATGATTAGGGCTCCTCCGAAATGCGGTAATAATTATTTACGCCCGAGGATGGGCTTTATCATAGACCTCGCGAATCTTCTTTCTGGTCAGGTGGGTGTAAATCTGGGTGGTACCGATATCGGCGTGTCCTAGGAGTTCTTGCACCGAACGCAGATCGGCGCCATTTTCCAGGAGATGGGTAGCAAAGGAATGGCGCAGGGTATGGGGCGTGATGTCCTTTTTCAAATTGGCCGCCCGGACATACCCCTTCAGGATTTTCCAGCAGCCCTGGCGGGAAAGGCGCCGGCCGTGATGGTTCACAAACAGGGCCGGCTCCGTCGCCTTTTTAACTAGTTTCCCCCGCCCGTGCTCCAGGTATGTCCGGACATGGAAACAGGCCACTTGACCCATGGGAACTACCCTTTCTTTAGATCCTTTGCCCAGGCAGCGGACAAACTCCCCTTCCAGGTGAACCTGATCGATGTTCAGGGACACGAGTTCCGATACCCGCAGGCCGGTGGCGTAAAGGAGTTCGAGCATGGCCTTGTCCCGCAGGCCTGCCGGTGTATCCGGGCGCGGCTGGTTCAGGAGTTTTTCTACTTCGGCTACCGTCAGGACCTGGGGTAACTTCTTGGACTGGCGGGGTGATTCCAGATTGCTGGTGGGGTTGCTTTCGACCAGGCGCTCCCGCAACAAAAAATGGTAAAAGGATTTCAGGGCCGCCAGGTGCTGGGAGATAGTCGCCGGCGAACGCCCCTCTTGTTGCATTTTCACCACATAGGCTACCATTAACCCGCGGGTCACATCCCCCGGGTTTTTAATCCCCGCCCCCTCCATGTATTGCAGGAACTGTTGCAGGTCACTGTTATAGGAAGCCAGGGTGTTTTCAGCCAGGCCCCGTTCTACCACCAGGTAATAAAGAAACTCATCTACCAGCTCGCGCACGCTGCACCACCATTCCCCATAAGTTTACCAGATTATTTCCACATGTAAAGGTAAAAGTCCTCCAACAGCACCAAAAAAAACCACAAAAAAATCCGCCCCTCCGGGCGGATGGCGTTTATTCACCCCGATAAAACCCTCTGAGCTTTTCCAGTAAACCTTCCAGGCGACCGGAATCCTGGACCGCCGGGGCCGAGGCCGGCTGTTCCTGTCTTTGAATGTTGGCCGGCACGTTACCCTGCTCGGCCAGGTTGGCAGGATGCCCCCCCAGCAGTTGCCCCAGCACTACTGTTACCACCAGCACCGCCGCCAGGAACCACACTATTTTCCGCCGCCAGTTGCTAATGGATACGACAATCATCCCGCTCCCCTCCGTTTCCTCAAAAATAAGCGAGAACTGCCCGGGCAAAGAAGGGAGACAGGTAAGCCTCTACCAATCCCCCCCCTATCAGGAGTACAGCCACCAGTAACATCAGAAAAGAATAGGTTAAAAAACGCGGCAGGATGGCGCCACCAACCTGGCTGCGACTATGCATTAAACTGATGGAAAAGGAGATCCCCAGGACGGCGGCCAGAAACAGGGCCGGGATTTGAATAATATTGGGTGGTAAAATGGCCAGAAAGGAGAGAACCACCCCTGCAAGGGCCTTTTGCTGGACCAGGAAGCCGACGGTAAATCCCAGGATGGCACCCTTGAAAAAGACTAGACCGATAATTAAGGGGATGCCGATTACCGTTAAACCCAAAAACCAGACCAGACCCATTTCTTTCAAGGCGCTCATCAGGGCCTGGTAGGCGGCATAGTTAAATGCCGGGCCTTCGCCATTAAACTGGTCTAAGAGCTTCCCCAGGTAGGAGCCCATCTGGCTTACTTGCTGTGGCTCCAGGAAGTTAACGGCTACCGTCCCGGCTATAATCCCGGCCAGGAAGAAAAAGCCGACCAGCAGGTACAGGCCCAGGTTATCGTGTAGGTGTCTGGCCAGGGTCCGCTCCACCCCACTCCCTCCCCGGGGTAATGGCAGGACAATTTTCTACCCCCTAGATACTTATTCCGGTCCAGGATAATTATGCCTGCTAGATCCGGGTTACGGCCAGGATTCCGGTTATACTTTTAGCGTCCTGAATACCTCCCTCCAGGGCCATGGTTGCGGCCTCCGCCAGGGGAACGCGAACGATCTCGAGAAATTCATCTTCATCGGCCTTTTCCCGGTGGGGCCGCAGGCCTGTGGCCAGAAAGAGATGCATGACCTCATCGGAAAAGCCTGGCGTGGAATAGAAGGTTAGAAGGGGCTTCCATTCAGCTGCTGCCAGTCCGACCTCTTCGGCCAGTTCCCGCCGGGCGCAAGCGACGGGTTCTTCGCCGGCATCGAGTTTGCCGGCCGGTATCTCCAGGGTCACCCGGTTGATGGGATAGCGATACTGGCGCACCAGGTAGACGTTTTTTTCTGCATCCAGGGCGATGATGGCCACTGCTCCGGGGTGTTCCACCACCTCGCGGCTGGCTTCGCGACCGTTGGGCAGCCGCACCTTATCCCGGCGCAGGTTTAAGATACGGCCTTCGTAAATGCGCTCTGAGGTAAGGCGGGTTTCGGTTAGATCCATTGAAAACAAATCCTCCTTTGCAAATAGGGTCCCCATAAGGGCTCATCCGAAACGAAGAAACTGGCGGCTGCCGCCAGTTTCCCCTCTGACCTCCTGTTTTTCGCTGTCATATCTATTTAAGCCTGGTTCGTTTTAGCCGGTTAATTTATCTTGGCGCCAATCCGCAGCTTGTCGGCAACCATGGCGATAAACTCCGAGTTGGTGGGTTTACCCCGTTCGACGTTAATAGTGTACCCAAAGAATTTATTCATCATCTCGACATTACCCCGGTCCCAGGCCAGTTCGATGGCATGGCGGATGGCCCGCTCGACACGGCTGGGAGTAGTCATATACTTACGGGCAATGAGGGGATAGAGCTCCTTCGTTACCGCCCCCAGGAGGCTGACGTCATCAATGACCATAAGAATGGCCTCCCGCAGATACTGGTAACCCTTAATGTGAGCCGGCACGCCCATTTGATGAATAATTTTAGTTACCTCAACGTCCATATTACGCCCGGCCCGGTTAATCTGGGGCGGCGCTGCCGGCAAGGGATGACCGTTGGCCAGCTGTCGTAACCTGTTCCCCAGGACTTCCAGGTCAAAGGGCTTTAATATGTAGTAGTCAGCTCCCAGCTCGACCGAGCGCATGGTCATACTTTCTTGTCCCAGGGCGGTGAGGATAACTATCTTTGGCCGCGGCTCAAAATTTAGAACCTGGAGTTTCTCTAACACCCCAATGCCGTCCAGGTGCGGCATGATAATGTCCAGGATGACGATATCGGGTTCTTGCTCCTGAATAAGTTGCAGGGTCTCCTGGCCATTATGAGCTACCCCGGAGAGGACAAAATCCTGCTGGTCGTGAAAGAATTCCTCCAACACCTCGCAAAATTCCCGATTATCATCGGCAATGAGTACTTTAATGCTCTCCATATTATTTCATCCCGCCTCCTGCAAAGCCTGTCATTTATTTGGCAGATAGTGTTTCGACGTCCGGAGGGGATAATCCTTCCATCCGCAGAAAGAGGCAAAAGTTTTGGTTATCCTACATAAAAATCCATAAAAAGGAAATAGCCAGGGGTTTCGACAGCAGCACCCCTGGTTGAAGTCGGAGGCATTAGATTGGTCTCTTGAAGCATCCATTCGGCCAGGACGCCATAACCCCGGGTAGGATCATTGATAAAGACATGGGTTACGGCACCCACCAGCTGTCCATCCTGGAGAATGGGGCTGCCACTCATACCCTGGATAATGCCGCCGGTAATGGCCAGTAGCCGCGGGTCAGTAATCCTTAGAACCAGGCCTTTACCGCTGGCTCGCTGGTGGGGCATGACCCGTTCGATCTCCACCTGGAAACTTTCGACCTTTTCCCCTTCGATAACCGTCAGGATTTCCGCTGGTCCAGGATGCACACTGTCGGCCAGGGCTACAGGCACCTGCTGGCTGCCGCCGGGTCTACCAGTTATTGTCCCAAATATGCCAACAGTTGTATTCTTTTGTATCGTCCCGGTAAACTGGCCGTTATCCAGGAATACCCCCAGCTTTTCCCCCGGTTGACCCCGATGCCCCTGGTGGATACCTTGGATAGCGGCGGCTACTATCTTACCCCCGCTGATATCCATAGCCGTCTGGCCGTCACTGCTGGTGACAACGTGCCCCAGGGCGCCAAAAACGCCCTTGTTTTGTTCAAAAAAGGTCAGGGTACCGACACCGGCCGTGCTATCCCGGACATAAACGCCGATCCGGAAACGTCCGGTTTCCTGGCAGTACCTCGGCCGGATATTGATATTTAACAACCGGCCGTCTCTTTTGACGGTCAGCCGGGCGGGCCGGTTGGCCTGCCCGGCGGCATTGATCAGGTTAGCTACCTCCTGGTCGCTGGTTACCTTCTGGCCGTCAATGGCTAGAATGGTATCGCCTGTTTCCAGGCCTGCCTGCCGGGCCAGGTATATTTTATTACCCTGCTCATCGATAACTGCCGCCTGACCCACCACCTGGACCCCCTCGGTCTTCAGAAAAACCCCGATAGCCTGGCCGCCGGGAGAAACATGCACCGGTTGGACCAGCTGGATGGTGATATTCTTCAGGGGAATAAAGCCAAAGAGTTTTAGTTGCAATTGCAACCATTGGGGAAAACTGCTGGTGGCGGCACTGGTCCGGTCACCGCTGTCAACCCGGACCTCAACCTGGCGGGCCAGTCCTGGCGGCAGGTCCCAGGGCAGGGTAAGGGGCGCTGCTGCCGTTAGGCGCTGTTGCCAGGGCAGGGTAAAGAAGTTACGTACCGGCGGGGCCAGTCCACCATAAAGGATCATTGCCGCCAGCACCAGGCCCAGGACCCGGTGCCCCAGGCGTTTCAAAGGCATCACCTTCTTACAAAAATTAGATGCTCAACGGTGCTCACGGTGCTGGAGGTACAGGCGAAGGGCGACTTGGTTCGAGGCGTTAGATACTTGCGCGAAGCCGCAGCGAGGTGGCGGTGAACGGGATAGGGATCGTAACGTAAATTCAGGAACTAAGATTCTCGCCCCCAGCAGCGTTTATTCAAAGAGATAAAAGTAAGCCACCCCCACCACCGAGCAAGGCTGAGCGCCAAGTCTGTTAGCCGAGAACCACCGGAGCCCGGAGCTGTACCTCCAGTACCCAAGCTGCTCTAGCCCCCCAATCCTATCTTAAAACGTGATTTTGTTTTTTGTTCTAAACATAAAATAACCTCAAGCCGTTGCTTTTATGCTGTCAAAAACGACCTGAGGTGGAGATTGAGCCTGATTCAGGGAGCCATCAAGATATATTTACCGTTATTTAATTTTTTTTAGCATAAATTTCATTATGTGGCCCCTGATTGCCTTAAAATGTCGGCAGCATGTTCTCGGGCCACCGGGCTGGAAGAGCCGGATAAAAGCCGCGCCACCTCATCTACTCTGTCCTCACCTTGCAGGATTGCTACCCTGGTAAAGGTGCGGCCGTCCTGGACAACCTTACTCACCCGGTAGTGCTGCCTGGCGTAACTGGCCAGCTGGGCCGAATGGGTAACGCTAAAAACCTGGTGCCGGCGGCTGATGGCCGCCAGGGTCCGGGCTACCGCCCGGGCCGCGGCGCCGCCGACCCCGGCGTCAATTTCATCAAAAATTAATGTGGGTACAGCGTCAACCTCGGCCAGGATACTCTTTAAGGCCAGCATTACCCGGGCCATCTCGCCGCCGGAAGCAATCTGGGCCAGGGGGCGAGTGCCCTCCCCCGGATTGGGCTGGAAAAGAAAGGTGACCTCATCCAGGCCTTTAGGGCCGGGTACGTCCGCCTCTGTGCAGGCCACTTTGATCCGGGCTCGGGGCATGGCCAGGTCCTTGAGAATTCCCTCCAGATCCTTTTCAACTTTTTGGGCTGCTTCCAGCCGCCGCCGGCGTAAAAGGACAGCCTTTTCCCGGTACCCCTCCTCAGCCTGTTGGATCTCCTTTTCCAGACCGGCGGCCTGCTGTTCCCGCTGTTCCAGCCCTTCCAGGGCCGCCGCTGTTTCGGCCTGGTATGCCAGGATGGCCTGGATACTATCGCCGTACTTACGTTTTAAATTCTTGATCAATTCCAGGCGGTTTTCGATCTCTTGCAACCGCCGGGGATCGTACTCCAGACCTTCGCCATAACGATGCAGGCTGCGAGCTACCTCTTCTACCTGGGCCGCCGCTCCCTCCAGGGTTACCTGCCAGGCCTGCAGCCCCGGGTCAATGGCTGCCAGGGCCTCCAGTTCCTTCGCTGCCTGGCTGATCTGATCATAAGCAGAGCGGCCTTCCCCGGCAAAAAGGGTGGTGTAAATCGCTGCCGCGCCCCGGGCCAACCTTTCCGCATTATTAAGGATATCTCGCTGGTGGGTCAATTCCTCTTCTTCCCCGGGGTGCAGGGCGGCCGCAGCTATCTCCTGGATCTGGTATTGCCAGAAATCGCGCTGCTGCTCCCTTTCCCGGTTATTGCCGCAGAGTTCCGCCAGTTCTCTTTTTAAATCCTGCCAGCGGTCATAGAGCTCCCGGACCTCCTGCCGCAAGGCCATCAGGTTGGCCAGGCCGTCCAGCATGTCCATTTGATAAGCCGGTCTAAGGATGGATTGATAGGCATGCTGGCCGTGGATATCCACCAGCATCTGGCCAATTCGCTGGTACATCCCCAGGGTCAGGCTGCGGCCGTTGATGCGGCAGTTGTGCCGCCCGCTCCGGCTGATCTCCCGGTTAAGGAGCAAGGTACCATCCTCTTCGGTTGGTATACCCATTTCGGCCAGGGCTGCTGCCAGCCCCGGCAGGCCCTCCGTCTGGAAAAGGCCCCGGACTTCCGCTTTCTCAGCCCCGGCCCGGATGTATTCCGCCGAAGCCCGCGCCCCCACCAGCAACCCTACAGCGTCGACAATAATCGATTTGCCGGCTCCCGTTTCACCAGTGAGGACCGTCAGCCCTGGCTCCAGGCTGAGCTGCAGGGACTCGATCAACGCCAGGTTCTCGATTTGCAGTTCCCGGAGCACCCTATTTCACCCTTCCCCGAGTTCCCGGAAGCGCTGTAAAACTGTAGCTACCGCTTCCTTGGGTTTGACAATCACCAGAATGGTATCATCGCCGGCTACAGTACCGATAACTTCCGGCCAGTCGATAGAATCCAGGCAGGAAGCCACGGCGTGGGCCGTCCCCGGCAGGGTCCGGATTAAAATTAAATTTTCGCTATCATCAACTTTAATAACCGAGTCGGTAAATAAACGCTGCAGCCGGCCGTAGGGATTAATGAGGCGTTGCCCGGGGGGCGCGGCATAACGGTAGAGGTTTTCCCCTGCCGGAACCTTGACCAGGCCCAGTTCTTTGATATCCCGGGAAACGGTTGCCTGGGTTACCCTGAGGCCCCGCCGGCGCAGCTCTTTAGCCAGTTGATCCTGGGTGGCTATGGGCGTCGCGGCTATCAGCTTCAGGATTAATTGCTGGCGCTGGGTTTTCATCCTCCTGCCTGCTCCCCCCTTCCTTCAACTTTTCCCGTACCAGGCTGAAAAAGGTGTTGTTTTGCAACCTGATCAGGCGGGTTGGGGTCCCGGCCCGGGTTACCTTGATGACGTCGCCATCCCGGAGGTGCAGTCCCTGCTGGCCGTCGACTGTCAGCATCACCTCGGCGCCGGGGGCGTGGACGCAGACCCGGATCGCCTGCTCACCCGGTACCACCAGGGGCCGGGCGTAGAGGGTGTGGGGGCAAATGGGGGTGAGAATCATGACCTGGAGCTGGGGCGAAACCAGGGGACCCCCGGCCGACAGGGAATAGGCCGTAGATCCTGTCGGTGAGGAGACGATTAAACCATCAGCCGGGTAGGTATCCAGGTAAGCGGTATCAATATAAACCTCCAGGCGCAGCATGCGGGAAAAAGCGCCCTTGGTGATGACGATATCGTTTAAAGCCGTACAGGATAGTACCTGTTCCGACCGCTCCACTGAACCCTGGAGCATCATCCGCTCTTCCACCCGGTAGGCGCCGGCCAGGAGTTTATCCAGGGCCGGATAAAGCTCCGCCAGTTCGATCTCCGTGAGAAAACCCAGGTGGCCCAGGTTAATGCCCAGGATGGGGGTACCGGTCCGGGCCACCAGCCGGGCCGCCCGCAGGAGGGTCCCATCGCCCCCCAGGGCTAAGAGGGCCTGGGCCGTGACTACTTCGTCTTCCGCCACGCCCTTTGCCGGGCATCCCAAGGCGGCGGCCTTCCGGTGGGAGATCAGGACCTGGACCTGCCGGTTTTCCAGGTAGTGTATAATCTCCAGGGCCGTTTCCCGGACCCGGGGTTTTTCCAGGTTGGCGACCATACCGATCCGCTGCAACGAACTCCCCCATTTCCCTGGCGGGGTTTCCAGCATCTTTTACAAAGCTCCTAAGGAACTTCCCTGTGGGCGGCGGCCACTACTTCCTTGATCAGGGCCGGCCAGGTGTCCTCTGCCAGGGCCTGCCCCCTTAAACCCAGCCAGAGGAGGAATTCCCGGTTGCCTTCCGGCCCCCTGACTGGCGAGTAGGTTAGGCTTCGGACTCGCAGGCCCAGCTCCGTGACGCCGGCCAGCACCTCCTGCAGAATCTCCTGGTGGACGGATGCCTCGCGCACCACGCCCTTTTTGCCTACCCGGCCAGGGCCGGCTTCAAATTGGGGTTTCACCAGGGCTACTATTTCCCCGTCTGGTTTCAGGCACCCGGCGACGGCCGGCAGGATCTTTAGCAGGGATATAAAGGAGACATCAATGGTGGCTACATCCGCAGGTTCGCCCAGGAGCCCCGGTTCCAGGAAGCGGGCGTTGACCCGTTCCAGGACTGCGACCCTGGGGTCCTGGCGCAGGGACCAGGCCAGCTGGCCGTAACCCACGTCTACGGCATAGACCCGGGCCGCCCCGTGCTGGAGGGCGCAATCGGTAAACCCGCCGGTGGAAGCCCCCACATCAAGGATTATTTTACCCGTTAAATCAATCTTAAAGACCTCCAGGGCGCGGGCCAGTTTCAGCCCCCCCCGGCTGACGTAGGGCAGGTGCCGCCCCGTCAGGCGGATGGCCGCCGTCGCCGGTACAGCAGCACCGGGCTTGTCAACCGGGACATTGTCGACCAGCACCTCCCCGGCCATAATGGCCGCCCGGGCCTGTTCGCGGCTGGGGTAAAGACCCCGTTGTACCAGCAGGAGGTCCAGACGTACTTTAGCCACCCCAAATCCCCCTGCTCTGACTGCGTTTCCGGCTCAGGGCCGGCTCGCCCTGAAGTAAAACCTGGACGGCGGCCTTGATCCCGGCCGGTGTCAGGCCCAGGTGTTCCCGCAGTAACCCGGGTTTACCCTGGGGCACGAAACTATCCCTGATCCCCAGGCACTCTACCCGGACACCCTGGTGTCCGGTCCTGGCCAGGAGCTCCAGCACGGCGCTGCCGAAGCCGCCGGCCAGGATGTGTTCCTCTACCGTCACCAGGCGGCCGGTCCGGTCCGCCCAGGTCAGGATCAGTTCTTCATCTAGTGGTTTAACAAAGCGGGGGTTGATAACGGTGGCCTCGATCCCATCCCCGGCCAGGTCCCGGGCCGCCTCCAGGGCGGCATATACCAGGGGGCCCAGGGCCAGGATAGTGACATCCCGGCCGCGGCGCAGGATCTCGCCCCGGCCCAGGGGTAAAGGCTGGGCCGTACCAGTCAGGGGTACTCCCACGCCGGCGCCCCGGGGATACCGCAGGGCCGCCGGTCCCCGGTACTGCAAGGCTGTAACCAGCATGTGCCGGAGTTCCTGTTCATCCTTGGGAGCCATCAGTACCAGGCCAGGGATGCTGCGCAACAGGGCTAAATCAAAGAGGCCCTGGTGGGTTTCGCCATCTTCCCCCACCAGGCCGGCCCGGTCGATGGCCAGGACTACCGGCAGCTCCATCAGGGCGATATCATGGATTACCTGGTCAACGGCCCGCTGGAGGAATGTCGAATAGATGGCTACTACCGGGTGCATGCCGGCGGCGGCCAAACCGGCGGCCATAGTCAGGGCATGCTGCTCGGCAATGCCGACATCGTAAAAGCGTTGCGGGAAGCGCCGGGCAAAGGGGGTGAGGCCGGTACCATCGGGCATGGCGGCTGTAATGGCCACCAGGTGATCATCCCTTTCGCCCTGGCGCACCATCTCCGCGCCGAAAACCGCAGTATAACTGGGCGGACCTCCTTTGTTTAGCGGTTCTCCCGTTGCCGGGTCGAAGGGGCCGATACCGTGGAAGAGGTCCGGGTGTTCTTCGGCCGGCTGGTAGCCCTTGCCTTTGGTAGTTATAACATGGACCAGCACCGGTCCCCGGCTATTGCGGGCATGCTGGAGGACTTCCCGTAGCTGGGGGATATTATGACCATCGATAGGTCCCAGGTAGGTAAAGCCAATCTCCTCAAAGAACATGCCGGGAACGACCAGGTATTTAAAGCTGTCTTTGAGGCGGTCAATGACCTTGAGTACCCGGGGCCCCACATGGGGCAAGCGATTGAGGAGGTTCTCCAGCTCTTCCTTACCCCGGGAGTACATAGGGTCAGTCCGCAGGCGGGAGAGGTAGGCCGCCAGGCCGCCCACCGGTGGGGCGATGGACATCTCGTTATCATTTAAAACAACAATCAGGTTGGTCTGCAGGTGCCCGGCGTGATTCATAGCTTCGAAGGCCATCCCGCCTGTCAAGGCACCGTCACCGATAACTGCTATCACCTGGTAATCTTCTTTTTTTAGATCCCGGGCCAGGGCCATCCCCAGGGCCGCGGAAATAGAGGTACTGCTGTGGCCGGTGTCAAAGACATCATAAGGGCTCTCGGCCCGTTTGGGAAAACCGCTTATCCCGTCGAACTGGCGCAAGTTAGCCATAGCCTCCCGCCGGCCGGTGAGCATCTTATGCACGTAGCACTGGTGACCCACATCCCAGATGATCTTATCCCGGCGGAGATTAAAGACGCTATGCAGGGCCAGGGTCAGCTCTACTACCCCCAGGTTGGGGGCGAGATGGCCGCCGGTGCGGGCGACTTTCTGCACCAGCTCCTGCCGGATCTCCCGGGCCAGTAACTCCAGCTCCCCGGGAGTCAACTTTTTGACATCAGCCGGTTCCTTAATTTTTGCCAACAGGCTCATGGCCGTCTCCCTTTCCTGGACCCGTTCTGGACGGGTCGCCATCCGGTTAGCTTTTCCAGGGCGTACAGCACCCTGCCCACAAAAAAGACGATCTCGTTGGCCTGACGCAAGGCAAAGCTCTTGCCCAGGGCTTTACCGCCCACCGTTACCGCTGCCACCACGGCCGTCATCAGGGTGCTGATGAGGATGTCCTCCGCCCCGTGCTGGCCGACCAGGCGCAGGATGATCACTGCCCCCACTGCTCCGCTCAGGGTGCCACTGGCGTCGCCGATGACGTCGTTACAAAAGCTAGCCACCCGGTCGGCATTACGTAAAAGGCTCAGACCCTGGCGGGCGCCGGGTATCTTTTTAGCGGCCCGGGCATGCAAAGGGGCTTCAACAGCCGCTGCCGTCGCCACGCCGATGATGTCAAAGATGATACCCGCCAGGATAATCAACAGCAACAGGGCAAAGGAGAGAATGACTGAGGTTATTTTACCCAAAAAAAACTGGGAACCATAGCCTGCTGCCAGGGCTATAAAAAAAGTCCCCCCGCCCATGGTCAGGGCATTCAACCAGGAGGAACGACCTTGTGCTTTGGCCACTTTATTATTTTATGCCTCCACCACCGGCAAGGTTATGTAGAACAGGTAAAATGAAAATTCAGGTGGGTGGCAGCTGGCCGGATAAATGTTATGGCTTAGGTCCAGTAGGTTTTCCCGGCAACCTACCATGCGTCGCCGTCATGGCGGTTTCCCTTTAAAGGTTGCCCTGCCCCGTCACCGGCAGCAGGACTGGATTACCACTTAGCACATACTTTAATCCCCGGTCAGCCTTACAGGTGGTAAACAGTCTAGGGGTTTTCCCCGGCAATCCCGACCATCTTTTAGCCTCTTTTGCAACAGAGGTTTCCGCTGAAATCACCGGTTTTCGGCGAAAACCGGGACAGGCCAACCGGCCTGCATCCACCCCTGCCGCTCAAGGCAGGCTACGCTGCAGCCAGCACCCTCCGTACCAACTGCAGGTTTCTACCCCAAGCCATAGTATTTGCTCCTGCCGCGGAGCTTTCCCACGCACCTGGGTCTCCGCGGAGGGAGGGTCCACGCCTACATGCCATTGTAGATCGCCCCCCCTCCTTAACTCCCAGTACCAACC
Proteins encoded in this region:
- the xerD gene encoding site-specific tyrosine recombinase XerD, with the translated sequence MRELVDEFLYYLVVERGLAENTLASYNSDLQQFLQYMEGAGIKNPGDVTRGLMVAYVVKMQQEGRSPATISQHLAALKSFYHFLLRERLVESNPTSNLESPRQSKKLPQVLTVAEVEKLLNQPRPDTPAGLRDKAMLELLYATGLRVSELVSLNIDQVHLEGEFVRCLGKGSKERVVPMGQVACFHVRTYLEHGRGKLVKKATEPALFVNHHGRRLSRQGCWKILKGYVRAANLKKDITPHTLRHSFATHLLENGADLRSVQELLGHADIGTTQIYTHLTRKKIREVYDKAHPRA
- the spo0A gene encoding sporulation transcription factor Spo0A, coding for MESIKVLIADDNREFCEVLEEFFHDQQDFVLSGVAHNGQETLQLIQEQEPDIVILDIIMPHLDGIGVLEKLQVLNFEPRPKIVILTALGQESMTMRSVELGADYYILKPFDLEVLGNRLRQLANGHPLPAAPPQINRAGRNMDVEVTKIIHQMGVPAHIKGYQYLREAILMVIDDVSLLGAVTKELYPLIARKYMTTPSRVERAIRHAIELAWDRGNVEMMNKFFGYTINVERGKPTNSEFIAMVADKLRIGAKIN
- a CDS encoding NUDIX domain-containing protein, which translates into the protein MDLTETRLTSERIYEGRILNLRRDKVRLPNGREASREVVEHPGAVAIIALDAEKNVYLVRQYRYPINRVTLEIPAGKLDAGEEPVACARRELAEEVGLAAAEWKPLLTFYSTPGFSDEVMHLFLATGLRPHREKADEDEFLEIVRVPLAEAATMALEGGIQDAKSITGILAVTRI
- a CDS encoding phosphopentomutase, translating into MDSDRVILIVLDSVGVGALPDAAKYGDEGSNTLGNIAAAVNLKLPNLTRLGLGNIIPLRGIPPVGLPEAAWGKMASRTAGKDTTSGHWELAGLILERPFPLYPHGFPPEVIEPFEKAIGRRVLGNKPASGTVIIEELGAEHVRTGYPIVYTSADSVFQIAAHEEVIPVEELYRYCKVARKILTGEHAVGRVIARPFIGEPGHFIRTDRRQDFSLEPPQPTLLDAVTAAGLEVMAVGKIKDIFAGRGITRWIHTHDNMDGVDQICNYLREGERGLIFTNLVDFDMRYGHRNDVAGYAAALEAFDRRLPELLAGLEGDDVLILTADHGCDPTTPSTDHSREYVPLLIYGKRVRPLNIGVRSTFADLGATVAELLGVPYKLPGKSFAPMLLK
- the spoIVB gene encoding SpoIVB peptidase, with amino-acid sequence MPLKRLGHRVLGLVLAAMILYGGLAPPVRNFFTLPWQQRLTAAAPLTLPWDLPPGLARQVEVRVDSGDRTSAATSSFPQWLQLQLKLFGFIPLKNITIQLVQPVHVSPGGQAIGVFLKTEGVQVVGQAAVIDEQGNKIYLARQAGLETGDTILAIDGQKVTSDQEVANLINAAGQANRPARLTVKRDGRLLNINIRPRYCQETGRFRIGVYVRDSTAGVGTLTFFEQNKGVFGALGHVVTSSDGQTAMDISGGKIVAAAIQGIHQGHRGQPGEKLGVFLDNGQFTGTIQKNTTVGIFGTITGRPGGSQQVPVALADSVHPGPAEILTVIEGEKVESFQVEIERVMPHQRASGKGLVLRITDPRLLAITGGIIQGMSGSPILQDGQLVGAVTHVFINDPTRGYGVLAEWMLQETNLMPPTSTRGAAVETPGYFLFMDFYVG
- the spoIIM gene encoding stage II sporulation protein M: MERTLARHLHDNLGLYLLVGFFFLAGIIAGTVAVNFLEPQQVSQMGSYLGKLLDQFNGEGPAFNYAAYQALMSALKEMGLVWFLGLTVIGIPLIIGLVFFKGAILGFTVGFLVQQKALAGVVLSFLAILPPNIIQIPALFLAAVLGISFSISLMHSRSQVGGAILPRFLTYSFLMLLVAVLLIGGGLVEAYLSPFFARAVLAYF